AGTAAGCCCTCAGGGGAACCCAGTTTGAGAATGCTTTATTCTAGGCGTTCATTTTAATTACAACCATCAttatttttgtgcatgtgtatgaCCCAGTTAACAAACCCATCTTCAGCATCTCATGGTCTCTCCGACCCTGCCCATCTCTGCAAGGAGGTAACCTCAGCTCCTGGCAACaatgaacaaaattatttttgaaacaagCGGTCAAACTGGTTGCTACATCTTAATGAaaatgatttttgaaaaaaattttttttttttctatgtgtaTAAACAGCCCTTCCTCCCAAACCTGGTTAGACAAGAATGTTCCTGGGTGTGGACTGCCTTGTATAATTAACTGCACAGCTGTAGCTTCTGATCCCTGGTAAcgtctgtttctttctttctaccTGCGACTACCTAGCACAATCCAggctttctcctcctccttgcaggAGCTCCAGGTGCGTCACTTGGGCAGAATCTTTGCTGCCTTCCACCGTCATTCCTTGCTGAGACGACGGCCGGGCAGACGTACCCGCTTTAGAGAGGGCTGAGAGACAGGGACTGGAGGGAAGGCTGAGCAGCGAAGCCAATCTGCCCTGGTCAGACAATGGAAACGGGGAGTGCAGCGAGGACAAACGGTACCGCTGGGAAGCCAGAGGATGTGAAGAGTCCATCTGCCCccaagaaggaagaagaagtGAAGAAGACCGCAAACCCTGGTGGAGGCGAGAAGGAAGCTATGAAAGGCACTGGCAGTGCTTCTTTGGAGACAGGGCAAATCAAGAGCTCCCTCTTCTCTGGCAGTGACTGGAAGAGGCCCATCATCCAGTTTGTGGAGTCTTCCGATGAGAAGAGATCGACCTACTTCAGCATGGATTCGGCAGATTCAAAGAAGATGCAATATGCCAGTGGACAGATAGGAGACATGAGGAGACCACCCCTCTCCTTTGCAGAGAAAGGTGATCTCAGGAAGCCCCTCTTCTCCTTGGATTCCAAAAAGAGCTTCCTGCCCAgtgaaggggaaggaaggaagtcATTGTTCTCTGGGGGGCAGATGGGGGACCTGAAGAAAACTTCCCTCCCTCTGGTGGAGACGGGGGACCTGAGAAGACCCACCTTCAACAAGCCTGACAGAGCAGCTGGGTCACGGCCCAGGGTGAAGCTCGAGGATGTTCTGTGTGATTCCTGCATCGATAACAAGCAAAAGGCCGTGAAGTCCTGCCTGGTGTGCCAGGCTTCCTTCTGTGAGCTGCACCTCAAGCCCCACCTGGAGGGAGCAGCCTTCCGGGACCACCAGCTCCTGGACCCCATCAGGGACTTTGAAGCAAGAAAGTGCCCTGTGCATGGGAAGACCATGGAGCTGTTCTGTCAGACAGACCAGATGTGCATCTGCTACCTCTGCATGTTCCAAGAGCACAAGAACCACAGCACAGTGACAGTGGAGATCGAGAAAGCGGGGAAAGAGGTAATGCTCTTTTTATTGCACATTCCCATCAGTCTTTCCAATGGACCTCAATGTCACACCACAGCCTTTGCTCTCCAGCTGACGCAGTCTCTCCTCAAATCATGTCTGCAATGTAGTTCTGGTATGAGGGGTGGTGGATGGGAAGCATTTAGTGGAGAATTGGTATTCCCTGGCTTCTGCTCCAATGGGACTGTTGTTCTCCTGATGGCTGGCTACAGCAGCGTAGCGCTGGTGGTGTGTGGCAGAGTGGATTTGGGGGCGGGGGTGTGTAGGGAAGCTGGTTTCCACCCCTGACTTTCAGCAGAAGCTGAATCAAAGCCCTAAATGATAAGTTTTCCAAAAACTGCCTCAAGTTTTGACAGTGTGTCTGGAGTGTCACCCACAGCCAGGAAGGGGGTGCATTCCTCAAGCTCAGGACCTCCAGAACACAGGCGGTCAGATCAGCGGCTGCTGGGTTACTACTGGAAATTGCTGTCTCAGCTACTTAGAGTTGAGAttatggggttttgtttttcttttctgttacgGCTATAATAGTGTTGAGCCACGCTTGTGGGAAGAGTCTTCTGAAAGTTAGGTGAAGAAAACCCCCTGGGGCAATCACGAAACATTATCATCCCCCTGAAGTGTTACTACAATAGGTTTAGCAGGTGGACATCTAAGGAGATGCACGGTATGTGGAACAGTGCTCACTTGAATGAAGTAGTAGTAGTAAAGATCAGGGTCCCACTGTCTTCAGTGCTGTACATCCCCGTAGGAAGAGCGTGTCCTGGCCTAGAAACCTTCTCAGCAGGCAGGACAGGAAAGGCTACAGAAAGGAGACCCGTGAAACATTAATGTAAACCAACTTGCCTAGAGTCACTCAGCCAGTCCACGGCAGAAGCTGGAAGGGCACTAAGGCGTGCTAAATCCTTAGGCACAGCCCAAGCCAGTGCTCTGATGTGGGGAACAGGCACATACAAGTACCCACTGTTGGAAAGTGTTACCCTTAACTCGGAAGAACAGTTTAACTCTTCGTACACTGCTAGGAAGAATTACTTTGTAAGGCTGAAAAAAGCATCTCATTTAGAGCGTATGTCTTGTCTTTCTGTGCAAATTTTTGGTCTTTTCTTGCAATGTCATCTCCAACTTGCAGCCTTGCTGAACCAAACAAGGTTTCTTCCATGTCTCCGCCTGTCTTTCTTAAAGAAATTCCTGCAGGGCTTGCTAGCCTGCTGTTTGTTTCATAATTGCTTGTTCTTGTGTTTTTGATGTCAGCTCTGAACATAGCATATGCCCAACTCTCATAAAGCTGCGTCTAGTGTCTGCCAGGTTGTCCAATTCctctttgctgtttctgctgagAAGAGGTTAACAGTTGTTCCCTGAGGAACCAAAGCTGTTCAGATCCTTCTTCCTGAGGTTGGATGGACCTAGAACACCTTGCTTTTAAAGAGGCAACCATAGCTGGTCAGAGATGACTTTACCTAAGATTTAAATggtatttgatttctttctcagaGTCCTTGTGCCGCTCTTGTTAGCTCCATGCTTTAGTTCCTGCACTGTCctgtgctgtttctgcagctgctaaGCCCAGAGGATTTAGGGCTTTATCAATATGAATCATACACATGTGCAAGTTTCTCCTGACAACGAGTTTTGATCATGTTGTAACTTGAGTGAGTATTCACTCAGACAAAAACAATTAACAGGATAGCTGTTGCttacaaatgtttatttctagCCCTGATTTATTCACCATAGGTGGAGCCTTAGCAGGTACCACAAAGAGGAATGAACATTTCCAAGTCCCTTGTGTGCACCGCCTATTCTTTTCAAGTCTTGTAAATCAGCTGAGCTGGAATGTGACCACAAATTGGAAGAGTGGCAAAgtgtggctggtgctgctggcttttgtgaaaagaataagcaaaaaacccacatcagGTCGTCCCTATCCCTGCTCTATTTTGACAGCTTGGCATCCAAGCAGCTCCTGAGTAGCTCGACTACCACCAAATTTGCTAACTATGCCactgggctggtgacaagaACACAGCTGTATCTAGACAGACCCTTTCACACAGTGTTGGCTGTCAAGGAACAATTGGTTTATCTGCGAGGACTTCCCAGTCCCCGGTCATACTGAGACTCCAAAGCTGGAGAAGATCCCAGCAGAACTAGGGGTGGTTTTTATGCTGTGATGTGCTTAATCCTGACTGTCAATCTGTGTGCTCAGCAATTTGGTGGCACAAAACTGTCACACAATAAGGTGTAATATGCTTGTTTTACATACGTGTATTCCTTTAGTAATGCAGAATTAATGCAGGTTACAGCCTCTTTCATGAGTTTGTCTTTGCTATAGGTGTGCAGGGGAGAGAGGTGCTGTACTCAGTGTTGGGAAACCACAGGGTAGCTTAAATCCCTCTGTAGAATTAGGTAACTCTGCTTGGTCCACAGTGCAGACAGAGACAGTACAGCTTCAGAGAAGAGGAATGCAAACAAGCCAGTATACAGATACCTACTGATTAGGGCATTTAGGCAAGCAGTGGAAAGCCTGGTGTCTCTCTGCCTGGGAGACAGACGGAGAACAGAGCACCATCTTCCACTTCGCAGGAGCTTGGGATGAGAGTCACCCACCCCCCTTTGCCTGGTGTGCTGCTGAGCGGGCAGGAGTGGAAGGCACAGGGGGTCAGACAGAGAAAACGTGGCAGGGAACACAGAGACCTTTTGTCTGAGTTTCCACCCAGTGGTATTCACCTATTTTACCCAGCAAACTTTTAATGCCTTCCCCAGATCCACTTTGCATTAGTTTCCTGCtacagttttaaaggaaaagtaacaCCCCCGCCAGAATCAGGACAAGAAACGACCAAGAAAAAGTCCATGAGGCTGGGTAATAACCACACACAGCTGAAAAGTAAGAATTGTCAATAGCAGCTTGTACACGCCAATAAAACCCTCTGGCCGGCTTGATTTACCAGCAGAACTCGAGCCCCCCTTTCAGACAACATCCTTCATTTTGAAAGGGGTCCCTTCATTCAAAACCTGTTTTACAGGCCTGTTCTCAAAATGAGACAACCTCGCATATGCCTGCCAGTCACCGAGCCGTAAATAACCTGGCGTTACTTTCGAGCGCCAGCCTCAGTACTCAGCATGTCAGGTCAGTTCTAGTGAAAagcactttgatttttttctttaaatctttacctttaaagaaaagttcACATTGTACAGCAGGTTTaaagaggcagcagagaacTGCTGTGCAGAAATGGGAGCTGGGTGTTCCTTGTTTCAACAAAGGGACTTTTAAAAGGAGAGACTTCACAGAGTCTGAACTAGGCTTTGAAGTCAACCATCCACAGAGATGGATCCAGAGGGACATCCATTTGAGCCCTCTCGGTATTGCTTTCGCTGCCTGAATAGAGAGCAAACGAGGATGTATCAATATGCCAGCGGAAGGGATTTTGGGCGTTCTCACCGATGCAAGGTTAGGGCATGGTGCGGCTGTGAG
This DNA window, taken from Falco cherrug isolate bFalChe1 chromosome 17, bFalChe1.pri, whole genome shotgun sequence, encodes the following:
- the TRIM29 gene encoding tripartite motif-containing protein 29 isoform X4, encoding METGSAARTNGTAGKPEDVKSPSAPKKEEEVKKTANPGGGEKEAMKGTGSASLETGQIKSSLFSGSDWKRPIIQFVESSDEKRSTYFSMDSADSKKMQYASGQIGDMRRPPLSFAEKGDLRKPLFSLDSKKSFLPSEGEGRKSLFSGGQMGDLKKTSLPLVETGDLRRPTFNKPDRAAGSRPRVKLEDVLCDSCIDNKQKAVKSCLVCQASFCELHLKPHLEGAAFRDHQLLDPIRDFEARKCPVHGKTMELFCQTDQMCICYLCMFQEHKNHSTVTVEIEKAGKEAELSLQKEQLQLKIIEVEDEMDKWQKERDRIKNYTTNEKATVDQHFKELIRDLERQRDEVKAALDQREKIASENVKEIVDELEERAKLLREDKENREQIHQISDSVLFLQEFGALMRNYVPPPSLPTYSVLLEGESMSPSMGLLRDDLLNVCMRHVEKICKADLGRNFIERNHMENGDHRYMMNNYEWNQPDNLKRFSMFLSPKVGNGTKLPFQFSSVGQNPPGDFSKQSDGSLFTKTAYPSIVRHQSAKVTPQTWKSSKQSVLQSKRNSTSSDRTRLR
- the TRIM29 gene encoding tripartite motif-containing protein 29 isoform X3 is translated as METGSAARTNGTAGKPEDVKSPSAPKKEEEVKKTANPGGGEKEAMKGTGSASLETGQIKSSLFSGSDWKRPIIQFVESSDEKRSTYFSMDSADSKKMQYASGQIGDMRRPPLSFAEKGDLRKPLFSLDSKKSFLPSEGEGRKSLFSGGQMGDLKKTSLPLVETGDLRRPTFNKPDRAAGSRPRVKLEDVLCDSCIDNKQKAVKSCLVCQASFCELHLKPHLEGAAFRDHQLLDPIRDFEARKCPVHGKTMELFCQTDQMCICYLCMFQEHKNHSTVTVEIEKAGKEAELSLQKEQLQLKIIEVEDEMDKWQKERDRIKNYTTNEKATVDQHFKELIRDLERQRDEVKAALDQREKIASENVKEIVDELEERAKLLREDKENREQIHQISDSVLFLQEFGALMRNYVPPPSLPTYSVLLEGESMSPSMGLLRDDLLNVCMRHVEKICKADLGRNFIERNHMENGDHRYMMNNYEWNQPDNLKRFSMFLSPKVGNGTKLPFQFSSVGQNPPGDFSKQSDGSLFTKTAYPSIVRHQSAKVTPQTWKSSKQSVLSHYRPFYVNKGNGATSNEAP